In Pengzhenrongella sicca, a single genomic region encodes these proteins:
- a CDS encoding Stp1/IreP family PP2C-type Ser/Thr phosphatase, translating to MTIALRYAARSDVGLVRANNQDSAYAGPHLLVVADGMGGHAGGDVASSVAVATLAPLDDEAHGPDDALEELDRALHAAQDELLARAERDPQLAGLGTTVTALLRTGSKLAMAHIGDSRAYLLRDGEMAQVTTDHTFVQHLVNTGKITAEEAEHHPQRSVVMRVLGDFDMEIVLDLSVREARPGDRWLLCSDGLSGVVSAETLGDTLRGVPDVDACAERLIQLALRGGGPDNITVIIADVVDLDRLPDGGAPTTTSTIVGSAATSRNRPSAAADGPAARAATLTQAATTPPKGTATATASPDPDDEDDDEDDETRRHRRRRRVLMLVAIAALVLAIAGVGTAAYQWTQTQYYVGVADGDVAIYRGIPQTLGPLALSDVVERTALVADQLPGYVQTRLDQTIPATSLADARERVSRLAEDTTS from the coding sequence GTGACCATCGCCCTGCGGTATGCCGCACGCTCCGACGTCGGGCTCGTGCGCGCCAACAACCAGGACTCCGCCTACGCAGGCCCGCACCTGCTCGTCGTCGCCGACGGGATGGGCGGCCACGCCGGCGGCGACGTCGCGTCGTCGGTCGCCGTCGCGACGCTCGCCCCGCTCGACGACGAGGCGCACGGCCCGGACGACGCCCTCGAGGAGCTCGACCGCGCGCTGCACGCCGCCCAGGACGAGCTGCTGGCCCGGGCGGAGCGCGACCCGCAGCTCGCCGGCCTCGGCACGACCGTGACGGCCCTGCTGCGCACCGGCAGCAAGCTCGCGATGGCGCACATCGGGGACTCGCGCGCCTACCTGCTGCGCGACGGCGAGATGGCGCAGGTCACGACCGACCACACGTTCGTGCAGCACCTGGTCAACACCGGGAAGATCACCGCGGAGGAGGCCGAGCACCACCCGCAGCGCTCGGTCGTGATGCGGGTGCTCGGCGACTTCGACATGGAGATCGTGCTCGACCTGTCGGTCCGCGAAGCCCGCCCGGGCGACCGCTGGCTGCTGTGCTCCGACGGCCTGTCCGGCGTCGTGAGCGCGGAGACCCTGGGCGACACGCTGCGCGGCGTCCCGGACGTCGACGCGTGCGCCGAGCGGCTGATCCAGCTCGCGCTGCGTGGCGGGGGTCCGGACAACATCACCGTGATCATCGCCGACGTCGTCGACCTCGACCGGCTGCCCGACGGCGGCGCCCCCACCACGACGTCGACGATCGTCGGGTCCGCCGCGACCTCCCGCAACCGCCCCAGCGCCGCCGCCGACGGCCCGGCGGCGCGGGCCGCCACGCTCACCCAGGCCGCGACCACTCCCCCGAAGGGCACGGCCACCGCCACCGCGTCGCCCGATCCCGACGACGAGGACGACGACGAGGACGACGAGACGCGGCGGCACCGCCGTCGGCGCCGCGTGCTGATGCTCGTCGCGATCGCCGCCCTGGTGCTCGCGATCGCCGGGGTCGGCACGGCCGCGTACCAGTGGACCCAGACGCAGTACTACGTCGGGGTGGCGGACGGCGACGTGGCGATCTACCGCGGCATCCCCCAGACGCTCGGCCCGCTCGCGCTCTCCGACGTCGTCGAGCGGACCGCCCTGGTGGCCGACCAGCTGCCCGGCTACGTGCAGACCCGGCTCGACCAGACGATCCCCGCGACGTCGCTGGCAGACGCGCGCGAGCGGGTCTCGCGGCTCGCCGAGGACACCACCAGCTGA
- a CDS encoding FhaA domain-containing protein: MGILDRFEQGVERVVNTAFAKAFHSEVKPVELASALRREVDDRAAVVGRERTVVPNDFTIELSPTDHQQIIDWGAEPLADELAANVTEHASTQRYAFVGPVTVAFALHEDLETGRFRVRSATVRGAVAPAAAAATPSARHPLVDIDGQRYLLTGPVTVIGRGSEADIIVDDPGVSRRHLEIRVTPAGVVASDLGSTNGLFVEGHQVPAATLLDGNTMTIGRTRIMFWTGQDTDEDDQ, from the coding sequence ATGGGCATCCTCGATCGATTCGAACAAGGCGTGGAGCGCGTGGTCAACACTGCCTTTGCGAAGGCGTTCCACAGCGAGGTCAAGCCGGTCGAGCTGGCGAGTGCGCTGCGCCGCGAGGTCGACGACCGAGCCGCCGTCGTGGGCCGCGAGCGCACGGTCGTGCCGAACGACTTCACCATCGAACTCTCCCCCACCGATCACCAGCAGATCATTGACTGGGGCGCCGAGCCGCTCGCCGACGAGCTCGCGGCCAACGTCACCGAGCACGCGTCGACACAGCGGTACGCGTTCGTCGGCCCCGTGACCGTCGCGTTCGCGCTCCACGAGGACCTCGAGACCGGCCGCTTCCGGGTCCGCAGCGCGACGGTGCGCGGGGCCGTCGCGCCGGCCGCCGCCGCAGCGACCCCGAGCGCGCGGCACCCGCTGGTCGATATCGACGGGCAGCGCTACCTGCTCACCGGGCCCGTCACGGTGATCGGGCGCGGTTCGGAGGCGGACATCATCGTCGACGACCCGGGGGTTTCACGCCGCCACCTCGAGATCCGGGTCACGCCCGCGGGGGTCGTCGCATCGGACCTGGGCTCGACCAACGGGCTGTTCGTCGAGGGTCACCAGGTGCCCGCGGCGACCCTGCTCGACGGCAACACCATGACGATCGGCCGGACCCGGATCATGTTCTGGACCGGCCAGGACACGGACGAGGACGACCAGTGA
- a CDS encoding FHA domain-containing protein FhaB/FipA, producing MSELAVTLLRLGYLILLWVFVLSAIGVLRRDLYGTKITARGGKAANRRAPTPAPAPNGAAPAAAAPRGRDQAPTRLVVTEGPLRGTSLPLTSSAILIGRAPSCTLVLDDDYSSSRHARIFPSGGQWFVEDLGSTNGTFLGTTRVEEPTPVPPGAHVRIGQSVVELQR from the coding sequence ATGAGCGAGCTCGCCGTCACCCTGCTCCGCCTGGGCTACCTCATCCTGCTGTGGGTCTTCGTGCTCTCCGCGATCGGCGTGCTGCGCCGGGACCTGTACGGGACGAAGATCACCGCGCGCGGCGGGAAGGCCGCGAACCGGCGCGCGCCCACCCCGGCTCCTGCCCCGAACGGCGCGGCTCCGGCCGCCGCCGCCCCGCGCGGCCGCGACCAGGCGCCCACGCGGCTCGTCGTCACCGAGGGCCCCCTGCGCGGCACGAGCCTCCCGTTGACCAGCTCGGCGATCCTCATCGGCCGAGCGCCGTCGTGCACCCTCGTGCTCGACGACGACTACTCGTCCTCGCGGCACGCGCGCATCTTTCCCAGCGGGGGGCAGTGGTTCGTCGAGGACCTCGGGTCCACCAACGGAACATTCCTCGGCACGACCCGTGTCGAAGAGCCCACCCCCGTTCCGCCCGGCGCGCACGTGCGCATCGGGCAGAGCGTCGTCGAGCTCCAGAGGTAA